The following are encoded together in the Tripterygium wilfordii isolate XIE 37 chromosome 18, ASM1340144v1, whole genome shotgun sequence genome:
- the LOC119984634 gene encoding UDP-galactose/UDP-glucose transporter 2-like — protein sequence MKREEQARSLFGISLSDRPKWQQFLICSSGFFFGYLVNGVCEEYVYNRLQFSYGWYFTFVQGFVYIFLIYLQGFTIKQMVNPWKTYIKLSAVLMGSHGLTKGSLAWLNYPAQLMFKSTKVLPVMVMGAFIPGLRRKYPLHEYVSAVLLVVGLILFTLADAQTSPNFSVLGVLMVSGALVMDSFLGNLQEAIFTMNPETTQMEMLFCSTVVGLPFLIPPMLLTGELFKAWNSCSQHLYVYGVLILEAMATFIGQISVLSLIAIFGAATTAMVTTARKAVTLLLSYLIFTKPLTEQHGTGLLIIGMGITLKLLPDNNKPNNRVSTTRPSHIEQQAQQSQVVYELGEEDEERRSLV from the exons ATGAAGAGGGAAGAACAAGCTCGGTCTTTGTTTGGGATTTCTCTCTCTGACAGACCCAAATGGCAACAGTTTCTCATTTGCTCTTCTGGGTTCTTCTTTGGCTACCTCGTTAATGGCGTCTGTGAG GAGTATGTATACAACAGGCTTCAATTCAG TTATGGTTGGTACTTCACATTTGTTCAAGGATTTGTCTACATTTTTCTGATATACCTCCAAGGCTTCACCATAAAGCAAATGGTGAACCCTTGGAAGACATATATCAAGCTATCTGCAGTGCTTATGGGTTCCCATGGACTCACCAAAGGGTCCTTGGCTTGGCTTAATTATCCTGCACAGCTCATGTTCAAGTCCACCAAG GTTCTTCCGGTGATGGTAATGGGTGCCTTCATTCCGGGTCTGAGACGGAAATACCCACTTCATGAATATGTATCTGCAGTACTTTTAGTAGTCGGTTTGATCCTTTTCACCTTAGCGGATGCACAAACTTCTCCAAACTTTAGCGTTCTTGGTGTTCTGATGGTATCGGGTGCACTAGTCATGGACTCTTTCCTTGGTAACCTGCAAGAAGCCATCTTTACCATGAATCCTGAAACCACGCAG ATGGAGATGTTGTTTTGCTCAACAGTGGTGGGTTTGCCTTTCCTGATCCCTCCCATGCTTTTGACAGGGGAGTTATTCAAAGCATGGAATTCATGTTCTCAGCATCTCTACGTGTACGGTGTCCTAATCCTCGAAGCAATGGCCACGTTTATCGGTCAAATCTCGGTGTTATCCCTCATTGCCATTTTTGGTGCTGCAACCACAGCCATG GTTACAACGGCGAGAAAGGCGGTAACGTTGCTTCTATCGTATTTGATATTCACAAAGCCATTGACAGAGCAACATGGAACAGGACTTCTGATCATAGGCATGGGGATCACATTGAAGCTTTTGCCTGATAATAATAAACCCAACAACAGAGTGTCAACCACAAGACCTTCCCATATTGAACAACAGGCACAGCAAAGTCAAGTGGTATATGAATTAGGAGAAGAGGATGAAGAGAGGAGGTCATTAGTCTGA